A stretch of DNA from Takifugu flavidus isolate HTHZ2018 unplaced genomic scaffold, ASM371156v2 ctg571, whole genome shotgun sequence:
GAATAAcgaacgaatgaatgaatgaatgaatgaatcaacgAAGCGATTCCCGTATCGAACGCCTCCCACCAAACTCCACCTGTCTCTTCACGCTCTGCCCCAGAGCCAAAATTTTTAAACTCGATACCGCTGAGTTTCAGCTGTTCTGACTGAACAACTGTCCCTCACGGCTGAGTCTTCAGCCCAGGCAGCAGCACAAaacaacaagctaaaataacaaaaacacaaaaaacagcgCAAATTGCCCTACAGCCTACCACGggaaaagctccaaaaccaaaggTCTCCCCAACAAACTCAGCTGGCGCACCAACAAGCAAGAAACAGCTGATCGATAGATTGGGCTGCGGCAGTTACTCACCACTCCGCAGACAAGTTCagaatcccggacgagcccccatatgtcatgaccacttggctccgaatgaccacaacataaacggggagaccaagcacttttaacaaaaagggatttattgaaaagtaaagtgaacagtcaatagtaacggtgaaagcagtagggtgcaacagggtataatcagaatccaacgagggtaatcccaacgaggctttaacaacgggactggcactctccagtggacgcgttcggcaaggtttccaatttcgttcggcagcagctgaccctcggCCCGATCAGCCCCATCTCCGTCCTGAACACGGTTTCTTAAGccatcactggttcatcaggttaatgagccccacctggagtggtggcctcccaaacaggtccagacagctccatctgcaggccaagcacaacaccagaccaggcgcagccaaagacaccatatcccaaatattaaacccagacgttggccacctagtgggccgtcacatcatatatcctctttcatacgttattaagtcatatgttcatatatcctatttcatgtgttattaagtcacatgttcatatatcctctttcatatgttattaggtcacatgttcatatatcctctttcatatgttattaagtcacatgttcatatatcctctttcatgtgttattaagtcacatgttcatatatcctgatgttcatctgttcaacaaagggacaacaggatgtgtgtgtcttacctgtttggtccactcagacatgacgtgcgtgctcggcgtcctgaagtggaggttgaggacgaccacacagttcagcaccaccaccgtcaccaccaccatgatgaacatcaaatatcttcaacacacaaacacactcaggtgttttccattttttaaatctcagccggttgtcacctggttctgcagccctaatgtatatatagtttggagaagcagaatatatctgattcagagttaaagtgatgtggagtaaatggtgcgtttacctacttcacaataagaggaacggacgtggatgtttctggagcctttgagagatcaagagtaggaagacagactgagcgagcagcaccgagatggacagtgtcatcttctcaccacctacacacacacacacacatttttattatcctttttaaaatatattcaaaaatctgttggggagctaattaatgttttctcgattaatggcggcccctcagctccgcccactaccgatgtttgctgctttattagctgtgttgtcccgtgctgacgtgatattcagctataatgtctgattctttgggtgctgttgaaggttaactcagttcatgtagttgtgattctgaaaaggtcccagactgttaatctgcctgacgctggcttcaatacgttctgtgactctgcactgactgtctgcgggcaggtagtagaccagcgaggccaggaaggagatgagcacgcaggggatgatgatgttgaccacgtagaagagaggtttgcgtctgatgaccaggtagaaggtgatgtcctgatgcttgttgctctccatgggaatgtgtttgtaggtgtttctcttggcgggtcggtggatgatctcccactcaccattctctgttggtcaaagccagagttcggacacaagtgatgaagttatgactgtcagtctggttggagctgcagccagtctgaaggctcaggctctggtgaaaacaacttctctgcatgtatcaacagcatccagtacactgaaagtccccacacaagctccaggactgtatgcagtaaaaataaaaaataaatggaaatgaatctttacttggttacctgtaaagcttgcaggatcaataTGATCCATTCAACCCGTCCACTTGGTTTCAATgactatgtcttccttcaggagcaacctgatctctttggcattgtacgttagagagctgcaaggcaacatgggaaatgcagttcagaatttaaaaagcctgttttcctactgggagagtttagctgcaccatgcatttttttttgcacctttttctcctctcatatgtgtttagattctacaaaatcttgactcagctcagtttaaaacatcatgtcagagtttgtctgcgtttcaaacaacaatgaaaaatcctgcccgtgcatacgtgaatttgagcgtgcagtcctgccagtcaaaggggaaatatttgacgctgatggagcaggacgatctgaagatggcgggtggtaaccagtagcagagacctgttgaatccaccagaacgttgcagtagtaggccacgttgaattgggcatcgttgctgaggaggtggttgtacacacacggaaatgtattaaacataacgaattcaagtataaataacaggacaagtgatacttgttcattgttatgactatttgatcatgttaaaggggttgaaaccatattttgaaagataaaggtggtgtttgattagaaactctttctgaactctggtgctctgaaacatctccgcttccattttcagctgtttttattctcaataacatcaaatcatccatccatccaaatcgtggtcctgttggaccaccaaaggacaaacactttccatttagcacggacaaaaaaaacccaaatcctgtttagcaataagctgtggggagagtttgagagagcgtttctgaggaacacgctgccatattgggtccaagctgctggggtttttgttgtttccaggtgaatcggtgggcagcggcgttaccgcctgtctctgccccccccccctctctccccgtggtcgtggtcacgccgggcatctttactggtcccgttttaaacaggttctgttgggaacaggtgttctccagaactgtattccaggctgctgtgctgaagggctgttttcagtagcaatagagccagagtgtgcctgctccatatgaacccccccaggccgtgctttcctcctggctgagccataatcagctctggatggactggttcacgcttggactgagtcaagatttgatagcttgactgattcttacagtttttgatcaaacccccatctgctgattccaggagatctttaaaggatctcagagcttcagatttatgaagcctgctcagcccccggcagcgctgatgaaaccatttcattccttcaaaaaagcagaacatgaagctccagaaaaggtttttggatcaagtttccaacagaacgaggacaagtgggtaaaagcgccactttaaagcctccaggcctcagaaaacatccacctttaggatgcctgactttagaggatcgtcggttcgctccgagcacaagaacaaacatgtttaacctcagtccaagaacatctgacctgaaatgatcaaaaaccttcagcgtaaaaagatggtggagagaaagctgctgggaggttctcagaagagaagtggcattaaagccagctggaagagtccagcctgcttcctgctcctccaaacaggcgtctccacaccaacactgaggaacacgggcttctgttcttccttcttctcttctgactattgtgtgtttgatgaatgcagcatccactcactgcccccccccccccccccccccctctctccccgtggtcgtggtcacgccgggcatctttactggtcccgttttaaacaggttctgttgggaacaggtgttctccagaactgtattccaggctgctgtgctgaagggctgttttcagtagcaatagagccagagtgtgcctgctccatatgaacccccccaggccgtgctttcctcctggctgagccataatcagctctggatggactggttcacgcttggactgagtcaagatttgatagcttgactgattcttacagtttttgatcaaacccccatctgctgattccaggagatctttaaaggatctcagagcttcagatttatgaagcctgctcagcccccggcagcgctgatgaaaccatttcattccttcaaaaaagcagaacatgaagctccagaaaaggtttttggatcaagtttccaacagaacgaggacaagtgggtaaaagcgccactttaaagcctccaggcctcagaaaacatccacctttaggatgcctgactttagaggatcgtcggttcgctccgagcacaagaacaaacatgtttaacctcagtccaagaacatctgacctgaaatgatcaaaaaccttcagcgtaaaaagatggtggagagaaagctgctgggaggttctcagaagagaagtggcattaaagccagctggaagagtccagcctgcttcctgctcctccaaacaggcgtctccacaccaacactgaggaacacgggcttctgttcttccttcttctcttctgactattgtgtgtttgatgaatgcagcatccactcactgcccccccccccccctcatttacactgctcctggtttcacaatgctcctcagacagatgcaaccagagacactgatgccgtcagacaataaacctgagtgttgttgtgtccggttattaacatgttccatgcttttcctcctgcaacagttcatcacacctgctcagggaaacctcggtgtaaaggaggtgaagccgtgcctcagtgactctactttggtgttttagaaactaacagttattagatgaatatacagtgtgcacgtacgcgcacacgtgtgtataaacacttaatacacgcgtgtgcgtggatgtagactttttagtactttgggttcatagactttttagtattttgcagatacgtgtctgtatataaaccagatcctcctgtaataaagaactaaagctgactgttgtcacgtgacctgt
This window harbors:
- the LOC130520890 gene encoding acetylcholine receptor subunit alpha-1-A-like, encoding MNKYHLSCYLYLNSLCLIHFRVCTTTSSATMPNSTWPTTATFWWIQQVSATGYHPPSSDRPAPSASNISPLTGRTARSNSQNGEWEIIHRPAKRNTYKHIPMESNKHQDITFYLVIRRKPLFYVVNIIIPCVLISFLASLVYYLPADSQCRVTERIEASVRQINSLGPFQNHNYMN